In the genome of Dermacentor silvarum isolate Dsil-2018 chromosome 1, BIME_Dsil_1.4, whole genome shotgun sequence, one region contains:
- the LOC119438277 gene encoding E3 ubiquitin-protein ligase Topors isoform X1, giving the protein MCDCMKLFSCPAAAVKQVSMATNEVAMPSACSSSGSVAAGETLASAVKLEGAKRDNAAPPRPPSSKSPERSSSPEQSCPICLGPLEDKSFAGSCFHTFCFSCLLKWSKVKAECPLCKQRFKSILHNVRSLEDYDQYFVHNNAFQASSTVRAAAAAEAMVASTSRSSPMLLTGQSRQRRHSVAQFSTGDTRSIFVRTSTPAPAPERQRLYELDLWVYLSDNWRSSRHFTPAYFRENPACAHRLIPWLNRELVALLGDNDSQITFATGLVLQLLRCYEVCSLQFALYVQYFFGTRTVHFLHELAAFIASPLDMVAYDRVAVYNYRAHVVARGTPAAVFLQTPESSLEDTSPVAPVTLGAHSDPSQPSPSGLHHNVTTNLVDLESDNSDCMIVSSVMPAVPTRSRTPIVIELSSSDEGDAERRTTAPAAVAAAVSTTPLQQPARRCKPMAGKKRLLQLWSSNSDTSTASDTDSDDGGVDRAAQRLRRRVAMRRKRSRVLPPRIAVAAPDIAASVAPSLPALPAAAAAVGDHTYTSLLGHHTCENSMRKDQTKKAVPATRGVNSSEDEY; this is encoded by the exons ATGTGTGATTGCATGAAACTATTCTCTTGTCCTGCTGCAGCTGTGAAGCAAGTTTCCATGGCAACCAATGAGGTGGCGATGCCATCTGCTTGCAGCAGCAGTGGCAGTGTGGCTGCCGGTGAAACTCTGGCCTCGGCGGTCAAGCTGGAAGGTGCGAAAAGGGACAACGCTGCCCCTCCCCGACCGCCATCGTCCAAGTCGCCGGAGCGGTCGTCATCCCCGGAGCAGAGCTGCCCCATCTGCCTCGGTCCTCTTGAGGACAAGTCGTTCGCCGGCAGTTGCTTCCATACCTTCTGCTTTTCATGCCTTCTGAAATGGTCAAAG GTGAAGGCCGAGTGCCCGCTGTGCAAGCAGCGCTTCAAGAGCATTCTTCACAACGTGCGCTCTTTAGAAGACTACGACCAATACTTTGTGCACAACAATGCTTTTCAGGCATCTTCGACGGTGAGAGCTGCCGCAGCAGCGGAAGCGATGGTGGCATCTACATCACGAAGCTCGCCGATGCTGCTGACGGGGCAGTCAAGGCAGCGCCGGCACTCAGTCGCGCAGTTCTCTACAGGTGACACAAGGAGTATCTTCGTACGGACCAG CACGCCAGCGCCAGCGCCAGAACGCCAGCGCCTGTACGAGCTGGACCTGTGGGTGTACCTGTCCGACAACTGGCGCTCGTCACGCCACTTCACGCCGGCATACTTTCGCGAAAATCCCGCATGCGCCCACCGCCTCATCCCGTGGCTCAACAGGGAACTCGTGGCCCTCCTGGGTGACAACGATTCGCAGATCACCTTCGCCACCGGGCTCGTGCTGCAGCTCCTTAGATGCTACGAGGTCTGCAGCCTCCAGTTCGCCTTGTACGTGCAATACTTCTTCGGCACCCGGACAGTGCACTTCCTGCACGAGCTGGCCGCATTCATTGCGTCGCCGCTCGACATGGTCGCCTACGACCGGGTCGCCGTGTACAACTACCGTGCCCATGTCGTGGCACGCGGAACGCCCGCTGCGGTGTTCCTGCAGACGCCGGAGTCATCGCTGGAGGATACCTCTCCTGTGGCGCCGGTAACGCTCGGGGCGCACTCGGACCCGAGTCAGCCGAGTCCCAGTGGCCTGCACCACAATGTGACGACCAATTTGGTGGATCTGGAATCGGACAACTCGGATTGCATGATAGTGAGCTCGGTCATGCCTGCAGTGCCAACGCGGTCGAGGACACCGATTGTCATTGAGCTGTCTTCCTCGGACGAAGGAGACGCAGAGCGCCGCACCACCGCACCGGCTGCGGTTGCTGCAGCGGTGTCGACCACGCCCTTGCAGCAGCCCGCCCGGAGGTGCAAGCCCATGGCTGGGAAGAAACGCTTGCTTCAGTTGTGGTCCAGCAATTCGGACACTTCTACGGCAAGTGACACGGACTCCGATGACGGTGGGGTCGACAGGGCAGCGCAGCGCCTGCGCCGGAGAGTGGCGATGCGACGTAAACGGTCAAGGGTGCTGCCGCCTCGAATTGCTGTGGCAGCGCCAGACATAGCTGCGAGCGTTGCCCCCTCCTTACCTgccctgcctgctgctgctgcagctgttgGAGACCACACTTACACTTCTCTGTTGGGCCATCATACGTGCGAAAACTCGATGCGAAAAGATCAGACGAAAAAGGCTGTGCCGGCAACACGAGGGGTCAATTCTTCCGAAGACGAATACTAA
- the LOC119438277 gene encoding E3 ubiquitin-protein ligase Topors isoform X2, whose protein sequence is MATNEVAMPSACSSSGSVAAGETLASAVKLEGAKRDNAAPPRPPSSKSPERSSSPEQSCPICLGPLEDKSFAGSCFHTFCFSCLLKWSKVKAECPLCKQRFKSILHNVRSLEDYDQYFVHNNAFQASSTVRAAAAAEAMVASTSRSSPMLLTGQSRQRRHSVAQFSTGDTRSIFVRTSTPAPAPERQRLYELDLWVYLSDNWRSSRHFTPAYFRENPACAHRLIPWLNRELVALLGDNDSQITFATGLVLQLLRCYEVCSLQFALYVQYFFGTRTVHFLHELAAFIASPLDMVAYDRVAVYNYRAHVVARGTPAAVFLQTPESSLEDTSPVAPVTLGAHSDPSQPSPSGLHHNVTTNLVDLESDNSDCMIVSSVMPAVPTRSRTPIVIELSSSDEGDAERRTTAPAAVAAAVSTTPLQQPARRCKPMAGKKRLLQLWSSNSDTSTASDTDSDDGGVDRAAQRLRRRVAMRRKRSRVLPPRIAVAAPDIAASVAPSLPALPAAAAAVGDHTYTSLLGHHTCENSMRKDQTKKAVPATRGVNSSEDEY, encoded by the exons ATGGCAACCAATGAGGTGGCGATGCCATCTGCTTGCAGCAGCAGTGGCAGTGTGGCTGCCGGTGAAACTCTGGCCTCGGCGGTCAAGCTGGAAGGTGCGAAAAGGGACAACGCTGCCCCTCCCCGACCGCCATCGTCCAAGTCGCCGGAGCGGTCGTCATCCCCGGAGCAGAGCTGCCCCATCTGCCTCGGTCCTCTTGAGGACAAGTCGTTCGCCGGCAGTTGCTTCCATACCTTCTGCTTTTCATGCCTTCTGAAATGGTCAAAG GTGAAGGCCGAGTGCCCGCTGTGCAAGCAGCGCTTCAAGAGCATTCTTCACAACGTGCGCTCTTTAGAAGACTACGACCAATACTTTGTGCACAACAATGCTTTTCAGGCATCTTCGACGGTGAGAGCTGCCGCAGCAGCGGAAGCGATGGTGGCATCTACATCACGAAGCTCGCCGATGCTGCTGACGGGGCAGTCAAGGCAGCGCCGGCACTCAGTCGCGCAGTTCTCTACAGGTGACACAAGGAGTATCTTCGTACGGACCAG CACGCCAGCGCCAGCGCCAGAACGCCAGCGCCTGTACGAGCTGGACCTGTGGGTGTACCTGTCCGACAACTGGCGCTCGTCACGCCACTTCACGCCGGCATACTTTCGCGAAAATCCCGCATGCGCCCACCGCCTCATCCCGTGGCTCAACAGGGAACTCGTGGCCCTCCTGGGTGACAACGATTCGCAGATCACCTTCGCCACCGGGCTCGTGCTGCAGCTCCTTAGATGCTACGAGGTCTGCAGCCTCCAGTTCGCCTTGTACGTGCAATACTTCTTCGGCACCCGGACAGTGCACTTCCTGCACGAGCTGGCCGCATTCATTGCGTCGCCGCTCGACATGGTCGCCTACGACCGGGTCGCCGTGTACAACTACCGTGCCCATGTCGTGGCACGCGGAACGCCCGCTGCGGTGTTCCTGCAGACGCCGGAGTCATCGCTGGAGGATACCTCTCCTGTGGCGCCGGTAACGCTCGGGGCGCACTCGGACCCGAGTCAGCCGAGTCCCAGTGGCCTGCACCACAATGTGACGACCAATTTGGTGGATCTGGAATCGGACAACTCGGATTGCATGATAGTGAGCTCGGTCATGCCTGCAGTGCCAACGCGGTCGAGGACACCGATTGTCATTGAGCTGTCTTCCTCGGACGAAGGAGACGCAGAGCGCCGCACCACCGCACCGGCTGCGGTTGCTGCAGCGGTGTCGACCACGCCCTTGCAGCAGCCCGCCCGGAGGTGCAAGCCCATGGCTGGGAAGAAACGCTTGCTTCAGTTGTGGTCCAGCAATTCGGACACTTCTACGGCAAGTGACACGGACTCCGATGACGGTGGGGTCGACAGGGCAGCGCAGCGCCTGCGCCGGAGAGTGGCGATGCGACGTAAACGGTCAAGGGTGCTGCCGCCTCGAATTGCTGTGGCAGCGCCAGACATAGCTGCGAGCGTTGCCCCCTCCTTACCTgccctgcctgctgctgctgcagctgttgGAGACCACACTTACACTTCTCTGTTGGGCCATCATACGTGCGAAAACTCGATGCGAAAAGATCAGACGAAAAAGGCTGTGCCGGCAACACGAGGGGTCAATTCTTCCGAAGACGAATACTAA
- the LOC125945688 gene encoding uncharacterized protein LOC125945688, which translates to MLGPDLCGRDVIKAFEQHGKQVLAVGIKAAPDANHPGTIRQVGDSVWYRNYGTGARWKASVVQAPEGHRMATIKSGDGELHRRHYDQLRARKTNSGFAACETEIKQEPGVDAQQTEAGEPGAPVIESEQPESPGGTGADSRPDTENNQVTSDVSGTNCDTYKDSDPGENMLHRSTRNCRPPDRYQP; encoded by the exons ATGCTCGGGCCTGATTTGTGCGGACGGGATGTCATCAAGGCCTTCGAACAGCACGGAAAGCAGGTGCTCGCCGTCGGAATCAAGGCCGCCCCCG ATGCCAACCACCCCGGAACAATCCGCCAAGTGGGAGACTCTGTCTGGTACAGGAACTACGGGACTGGAGCCAGATGGAAGGCCAGCGTTGTGCAGGCCCCCGAAGGCCACCGCATGGCAACCATCAAATCTGGAGATGGCGAGCTTCATCGTCGGCACTACGACCAGTTAAGAGCGAGGAAAACTAACTCTGGGTTTGCCGCCTGTGAAACAGAAATCAAGCAAGAGCCCGGCGTTGACGCACAGCAGACCGAAGCTGGGGAACCCGGTGCACCAGTGATCGAAAGCGAACAACCCGAGAGCCCAGGTGGGACAGGCGCGGATAGCAGACCAGATACGGAGAACAATCAAGTTACAAGTGACGTCAGCGGCACAAATTGTGATACCTATAAAGATTCTGATCCTGGCGAGAACATGTTGCACAGGTCCACAAGAAATTGCCGCCCGCCAGATCGTTACCAGCCTTGA